In Salmo trutta chromosome 16, fSalTru1.1, whole genome shotgun sequence, a genomic segment contains:
- the LOC115150631 gene encoding von Willebrand factor A domain-containing protein 1-like — translation MMEWLGFSCLLLGVLLWPSSTQNVVPDTALNCCEGDILLLLDSSGSVSSYEFSRLLHFLSELLLPFSLGRGQVRAGLLQVGTEPHLEFGLDAHSTQPGLQGALQRTRQLQGDTNTEAALRLAQGLLAGDELELPKVLVWLTDGVQPGMVDGPMAELRRAGVSLLAVSTGHGNYQVLQRVVTPPIESHLYFVDIDDISIITEDLREAIIELIHVDRLRVVQVSSHSAVLQWRPVLGSNTDFYSFFRYSSVLPGGGEGQPNGGASSGGQYHRRTLPGDASWVELRGLQPDTIYTASLTPNSQSNHGYLNTLSVTFTTLPEVLSPAVVTVADSGPDRVRVSWGPLQTEHVQRYQIEYGALPSGQVHMVRLRGDQNSTLLTGLEQDTQYLVTVSALYSTGKEKAMSVKACTQEVLPALADLQLTPVGYDAVQVRWWGHDEGLRGYWLIWERGDTQSPSRPAFSSLYLPPGSLSTLLTHLAPSSRVCVSPVYRMARGEGLCCTARTQTGLILRAHIPGLGSIQNFGIDSHSTHELHLN, via the exons ATGATGGAGTGGCTTGGATTTTCCTGTTTGCTGCTCGGTGTGTTACTGTGGCCGAGCAGCACACAAAACGTTGTACCTGACACAG ctctGAACTGTTGTGAGGGGGACATCCTGCTCCTGTTGGATTCTTCAGGAAGTGTGTCATCCTACGAGTTCTCTCGCCTGCTGCACTTCCTGTCCGAGCtgctcctccccttctctctgggGCGGGGCCAGGTGAGGGCGGGGCTGCTGCAGGTGGGCACTGAGCCACATCTGGAGTTTGGTCTGGACGCCCACAGCACCCAGCCTGGCCTGCAGGGGGCACTGCAGAGGACCAGGCAGCTCCAGGGGGACACCAACACAGAGGCTGCCCTCAGACTGGCCCAGGGGCTGCTGGCTGGGGATGAGTTGGAGCTCCCCAAGGTGCTGGTGTGGCTAACGGATGGGGTACAGCCTGGCATGGTGGATGGACCAATGGCAGAGCTGAGAAGGGCGGGTGTGTCTCTGTTGGCTGTCTCTACGGGACACGGGAACTACCAGGTGCTGCAGAGGGTGGTGACCCCGCCCATCGAGTCCCACCTGTACTTTGTGGACATCGATGACATCAGTATCATCACAGAGGACCTGAGGGAGGCCATCATTG agctgatCCATGTTGATCGCCTGAGGGTGGTACAGGTATCCTCCCACAGTGCCGTGCTGCAGTGGCGTCCTGTACTCGGATCCAACACAGATTTCTACAGCTTTTTCCGCTACAGCTCTGTTCTGCCAGGTGGTGGGGAGGGTCAGCCTAACGGCGGGGCCAGCAGTGGGGGGCAGTACCACAGACGGACCCTCCCCGGGGACGCCAGCTGGGTGGAGCTGAGGGGCCTGCAGCCAGACACCATCTACACTGCCTCACTCACCCCCAACTCCCAGTCCAACCATGGTTACCTCAACACTCTCAGTGTCACCTTCACCACACTACCCG AGGTGTTGAGCCCAGCGGTGGTCACAGTGGCAGACTCAGGTCCTGACAGGGTGCGAGTGAGCTGGGGTCCTTTGCAAACTGAGCATGTCCAGCGGTACCAGATAGAGTATGGAGCTCTACCCAGTGGGCAGGTCCACATGGTTAGGCTACGTGGAGATCAGAACTCCACTCTGCTCACTGGTCTAGAGCAAGACACACAGTACCTAGTTACTGTCAGCGCCCTGTACTCCACAGGCAAAGAGAAGGCCATGTCTGTCAAGGCCTGCACTCAAGAGG TGCTGCCTGCCCTGGCTGACCTCCAGCTGACCCCAGTGGGGTATGATGCGGTGCAGGTCCGGTGGTGGGGCCACGATGAGGGGCTGAGGGGGTACTGGCTCATCTGGGAGAGGGGTGATACCCAGAGCCCCTCCCGCCCTGCATTCTCCTCCCTATACCTGCCCCCTGGCTCTCTGTCCACGCTGCTCACACACCTGGCCCCCAGCAGCCGAGTGTGTGTGTCCCCTGTCTACCGCATGGCCCGGGGAGAGGGGCTCTGCTGCaccgcacgcacacaaacaggtCTGATACTGCGCGCACACATACCAGGTTTGGGCTCAATTCAGAATTTTggaattgattcccattcaactCATGAGTTACATTTAAATTAA